In a genomic window of Salegentibacter salegens:
- a CDS encoding DUF1599 domain-containing protein, which yields MQNTSKQYDAVVATCRSLFINKMKDYGSAWRILRLPSLTDQIFIKAQRIRKLQENEVRKVDEDEKSEFIGIINYSVMALIQLEKGVVAQPDLGVEEATELYDEKIAETKALMMNKNHDYGEAWRDMRVSSLTDLIIQKLLRVKQIEDNKGQTLVSEGIDANYQDMINYSIFAMILMMEGEA from the coding sequence ATGCAGAATACCTCAAAACAGTATGACGCGGTGGTAGCCACCTGCCGTAGCCTGTTTATTAATAAGATGAAAGATTACGGAAGCGCCTGGAGAATTCTTAGGCTGCCGTCACTTACCGACCAGATTTTTATCAAAGCCCAGCGAATACGCAAACTTCAGGAAAATGAGGTGAGAAAAGTAGATGAAGACGAAAAATCTGAATTTATTGGGATTATCAATTACTCGGTAATGGCCTTAATCCAGTTGGAAAAAGGAGTGGTTGCCCAGCCTGATCTTGGTGTAGAAGAGGCTACTGAACTTTATGACGAAAAAATAGCTGAAACCAAGGCTTTAATGATGAATAAGAATCACGATTATGGCGAAGCCTGGCGCGATATGCGAGTAAGTTCTTTAACAGATCTTATTATTCAGAAATTATTGCGGGTTAAGCAAATTGAAGATAATAAAGGGCAAACCCTGGTGAGTGAAGGGATTGATGCGAATTATCAGGATATGATAAACTATTCGATTTTCGCAATGATTTTAATGATGGAAGGTGAAGCATAG
- the folP gene encoding dihydropteroate synthase — protein sequence MTINCKGELIDLSTPKVMGIINTTPNSFYAESRKTSETDILKQVEQMLMDGAKFIDIGGYSTPPGAPKVEETEELKRVLPAVENILKHFPETLISVDTFRAKVAEKSIEAGAAIINDISAGNLDPEMMKTVAEYQVPYIMMHMRGTPQTMKDLNQYDDLLQDILFYFSEKISEARALGINDLIVDPGFGFAKNIQQNFELLSKMELFKTLELPILAGLSRKSLIYKTLNTSPQEALNGTTFLNSIALSKRASILRVHDVKEAVECTKLYTELSK from the coding sequence ATGACCATAAATTGCAAAGGCGAACTTATAGATCTTAGCACTCCCAAAGTGATGGGAATAATTAATACCACCCCCAATTCTTTTTATGCTGAAAGCCGAAAAACTTCGGAAACAGACATTCTGAAACAAGTAGAACAAATGCTGATGGATGGCGCCAAATTTATTGATATTGGTGGTTACAGCACTCCGCCCGGCGCCCCTAAAGTTGAAGAAACCGAAGAGCTAAAACGCGTTCTACCAGCGGTAGAAAATATCCTGAAACATTTTCCGGAAACATTAATTTCTGTAGATACTTTTAGGGCAAAAGTAGCTGAAAAAAGCATTGAAGCCGGGGCAGCAATAATCAATGATATCTCTGCCGGAAACCTGGATCCCGAAATGATGAAAACAGTGGCAGAATACCAGGTTCCTTATATTATGATGCATATGCGCGGCACGCCACAAACTATGAAAGACCTGAATCAATATGACGATCTTTTGCAGGATATCTTATTTTATTTTTCAGAAAAAATAAGTGAGGCGAGAGCTTTGGGAATCAATGATCTTATTGTAGATCCCGGCTTCGGATTCGCCAAAAATATACAGCAAAATTTTGAATTGCTTTCTAAAATGGAACTCTTTAAAACTTTGGAATTACCAATTCTCGCCGGACTTTCACGAAAATCCTTGATCTATAAAACTTTAAATACAAGCCCGCAGGAAGCTTTAAATGGCACTACTTTTTTAAACAGCATCGCTTTAAGCAAACGCGCTTCTATTTTAAGGGTGCACGATGTAAAAGAAGCGGTAGAATGCACTAAATTATACACAGAACTTAGTAAGTAG
- the cdaA gene encoding diadenylate cyclase CdaA — MDIINLRFLDVLDIVFVALLLYYLYKLVKGTVAVNIFIGIVIIYLMGSLTQLLQMELLSSVLGEFIGVGMFALIVVFQQEIRKFLLMIGSTNFTQKGKFFTQLRFLKGDLETSTNVDDIISACEIMGQTYTGALIIIQKNTNLDFVKNSGDDMNIELNQPIIESIFYKNSPLHDGAMVIEDNKITATRVILPVSNDRSIPLRFGLRHRAAVGITEKTDALALVVSEETGQISYIRDGEFVMFESTDELIDRIKEDLL, encoded by the coding sequence TTGGATATAATAAATCTTCGTTTTCTCGATGTTCTCGATATTGTATTTGTAGCCTTACTACTGTATTATTTATACAAGTTGGTAAAAGGAACGGTTGCGGTAAATATCTTTATCGGGATCGTGATCATTTACCTAATGGGAAGCCTTACGCAATTGCTGCAAATGGAGCTTTTAAGCAGCGTTCTGGGTGAATTTATTGGCGTGGGAATGTTTGCCTTGATCGTGGTTTTTCAGCAGGAAATAAGGAAATTCCTTTTAATGATTGGTTCAACCAATTTCACTCAAAAAGGAAAATTTTTTACACAACTTCGGTTTTTAAAAGGCGATTTAGAAACCAGCACAAATGTAGACGATATCATTTCCGCTTGTGAAATTATGGGCCAGACTTATACGGGCGCGCTAATTATTATTCAGAAAAACACAAACCTGGATTTTGTGAAAAATTCTGGGGATGATATGAATATAGAGCTTAACCAGCCCATTATAGAATCTATTTTCTATAAAAATTCACCGCTTCACGATGGTGCGATGGTAATAGAAGATAACAAAATTACCGCTACCCGGGTTATTTTACCGGTTTCTAACGACAGGTCTATTCCGCTAAGATTTGGACTTCGTCACCGAGCCGCTGTTGGTATTACTGAAAAAACTGATGCGCTCGCCCTGGTAGTGAGTGAAGAAACCGGACAAATTTCATATATAAGAGACGGGGAATTTGTAATGTTTGAAAGTACAGATGAATTGATTGATAGAATTAAAGAAGATCTTTTATAA
- a CDS encoding ABC transporter ATP-binding protein: MASKTGNAFDFNLFKRLLKYTNPYKVTFYFVAVAAILLSFFAVLRPYLLKVTVDDAITPQNYDNLVFYVGLMAGVLVLEVIFQFLFVYFANWLGQEVVRDLRVNLFKHMLNFKMTYFDKSAVGRLVTRAVSDIETIASIFSQGLFMIISDILKMLVVIGFMFYQSWQLTLLVLTVLPLIMYATRVFQKKMKVAFEEVRTQVANLNTFVQERITGMKIVQLFTREKAEYNNFKEINGKHRDAWVKTVWYNSIFFPIAEMATSITIGLIVWYGGLRAVADDGITLGVIIAFIELSQLLFRPLRQIADKFNTLQMGMVAANRVFGILDTESSINNNGKIKVSDLKGEIEFKDVRFSYTDDEEVLKGVSFKANPGETIAIVGATGAGKSTVINLLNRFYEIDSGQILVDGIDIKDITLESLRSEIAVVLQNVFLFADTILSNINLNNPDITEEEVIAAAKQIGIHEFINTLPNSYHYNVKERGAMLSSGQRQLISFLRAYMSNPSILVLDEATSSVDTYSELLIQEATDKITKGRTSIVIAHRLATIKKADKIMVMDAGKIVEIGNHTELLKKKDGYYKNLYEVQFMAEESL; encoded by the coding sequence ATGGCATCTAAAACAGGCAACGCATTCGATTTTAATTTATTTAAGCGCCTGCTTAAGTATACTAATCCCTACAAAGTAACTTTCTATTTTGTGGCGGTTGCTGCTATTTTGCTTTCATTCTTTGCTGTTCTAAGACCGTATTTATTAAAGGTTACCGTAGATGATGCAATTACGCCACAGAACTATGATAACCTGGTTTTTTATGTTGGTTTAATGGCCGGGGTTTTAGTGCTGGAAGTTATTTTTCAGTTTCTATTTGTGTATTTCGCCAATTGGTTGGGGCAGGAAGTAGTTAGAGACCTTCGTGTGAACCTTTTTAAACATATGCTCAACTTTAAAATGACTTATTTTGATAAGTCGGCAGTTGGGCGTTTGGTAACCCGTGCGGTAAGCGATATTGAAACTATTGCCAGTATTTTTAGCCAGGGACTTTTTATGATTATCAGTGATATTTTAAAAATGCTGGTAGTAATTGGGTTTATGTTTTACCAGAGCTGGCAGTTAACTTTATTGGTTTTAACGGTACTTCCGTTAATTATGTATGCTACGCGTGTTTTTCAGAAGAAAATGAAAGTCGCTTTTGAAGAAGTAAGAACGCAGGTTGCCAACCTAAACACCTTTGTTCAGGAGCGAATTACGGGAATGAAGATCGTTCAGCTTTTTACCCGTGAAAAAGCCGAATACAATAATTTTAAAGAAATAAACGGCAAACACCGTGATGCCTGGGTAAAGACAGTTTGGTATAACTCTATTTTCTTTCCCATTGCTGAAATGGCAACTTCCATAACTATAGGTCTAATCGTTTGGTACGGCGGGCTGCGGGCCGTGGCTGATGACGGAATTACCCTTGGTGTGATTATCGCTTTTATTGAATTATCTCAGTTATTGTTTAGACCCTTACGACAAATTGCCGATAAATTTAATACCCTGCAAATGGGAATGGTAGCGGCAAATCGCGTTTTTGGAATTTTGGACACAGAATCTTCCATTAATAATAATGGGAAAATTAAGGTGAGCGATCTAAAGGGTGAAATAGAATTTAAAGATGTTCGTTTTAGTTATACTGATGATGAAGAAGTGCTTAAAGGCGTTTCTTTTAAAGCAAATCCTGGGGAAACTATCGCAATTGTTGGAGCCACCGGTGCAGGGAAATCTACGGTGATCAATTTACTGAACCGTTTTTATGAAATAGATAGCGGACAAATTCTGGTAGATGGAATTGATATTAAAGATATTACTTTAGAATCCTTACGTTCTGAAATTGCCGTGGTGTTACAAAACGTTTTCCTTTTTGCCGATACTATTTTGAGTAATATTAATCTTAACAATCCCGATATTACGGAAGAAGAAGTGATTGCTGCTGCGAAACAAATTGGTATTCACGAGTTCATCAATACGCTGCCAAATAGCTATCATTATAATGTAAAAGAACGTGGGGCGATGTTATCATCCGGCCAGCGCCAGCTTATTTCATTTTTAAGGGCTTATATGAGTAATCCCAGTATTTTGGTTTTAGATGAAGCAACTTCTTCGGTAGATACTTATAGCGAACTTTTAATTCAGGAAGCAACCGATAAGATCACAAAAGGGCGAACTTCAATTGTGATTGCCCACAGGCTTGCAACCATTAAAAAAGCCGATAAGATTATGGTGATGGATGCCGGTAAGATTGTAGAAATTGGAAATCACACAGAGTTGCTTAAAAAGAAAGATGGGTATTACAAAAACCTTTACGAAGTGCAGTTTATGGCCGAGGAATCTTTGTAG
- the truA gene encoding tRNA pseudouridine(38-40) synthase TruA, translating to MRYFLELAYFGKAYHGWQNQPNAISVQEEIERALSVVFQQKTAIVGAGRTDAGVHAKQIFAHFDTDNELEREAFQFKMNSLLPADIALKDVFKVKADAHARFDALSRSYEYHIVQQKDPFLEDRSYFLKNKLDVEKMNQAAEILKDYTNFKCFSKSKTDVKTYNCKISESVWKTENGVLVFHISADRFLRNMVRAIVGTLLEIGFGKQPVENMHEIIKSKDRSKAGTSVPAKALYLTNVTYPEIAIK from the coding sequence TTGAGGTATTTTTTAGAACTGGCATATTTTGGAAAGGCTTATCACGGTTGGCAAAATCAGCCAAACGCGATTTCGGTTCAGGAAGAAATAGAACGGGCACTTTCAGTTGTTTTTCAACAAAAAACAGCTATTGTTGGCGCAGGAAGAACAGATGCAGGCGTACACGCGAAACAGATCTTTGCACATTTTGATACCGATAACGAACTTGAAAGGGAAGCTTTTCAGTTTAAAATGAATTCCTTGCTTCCGGCCGATATCGCATTAAAGGACGTTTTTAAAGTAAAAGCAGATGCACACGCTCGTTTTGATGCTTTAAGCCGAAGTTATGAATATCATATTGTTCAGCAGAAAGATCCTTTTTTGGAAGATAGAAGCTACTTTTTAAAGAATAAGCTGGATGTTGAAAAAATGAACCAGGCTGCAGAAATCTTAAAGGATTATACTAATTTTAAGTGTTTTTCAAAGTCTAAAACCGATGTAAAAACTTATAATTGCAAGATTTCTGAATCAGTTTGGAAAACTGAAAATGGCGTGTTGGTTTTTCATATTTCAGCCGACAGATTTTTAAGAAATATGGTGCGTGCAATTGTGGGAACTTTACTGGAAATTGGTTTTGGAAAACAACCCGTAGAAAATATGCACGAGATTATAAAAAGTAAAGATAGGAGTAAGGCGGGCACTTCGGTACCGGCAAAAGCTCTTTATCTTACAAATGTTACTTATCCGGAAATAGCAATAAAATAA
- a CDS encoding metallophosphoesterase family protein — MKKILLLSDTHSHIDERILHYAAEADEIWHAGDIGTTDISDELKKVKPLRAVYGNIDDAEIRKEFPLHQRFKCEGVDVWITHIGGYPGKYSPAIREEIKRNPPKLFISGHSHILKVMNDKSLGLLHMNPGAAGKQGFHKKRTMLRFKIDAAEIKDLEVIELKGK, encoded by the coding sequence TTGAAAAAAATATTGCTGTTAAGCGACACCCACAGTCATATTGACGAAAGAATTCTACATTACGCAGCGGAAGCCGATGAAATATGGCACGCCGGCGATATTGGCACTACCGATATTTCTGATGAATTAAAAAAAGTAAAACCTTTAAGGGCGGTATATGGTAATATTGACGATGCGGAAATAAGAAAAGAATTCCCTCTGCACCAACGTTTTAAATGCGAAGGCGTAGATGTTTGGATTACGCATATAGGCGGTTACCCGGGCAAATATTCACCGGCGATTAGGGAAGAAATTAAAAGAAATCCGCCAAAGCTTTTTATTAGCGGGCATTCCCACATTTTAAAGGTAATGAACGATAAAAGCCTGGGATTACTTCATATGAATCCCGGCGCAGCAGGCAAACAGGGTTTTCATAAAAAACGAACAATGCTTAGATTTAAAATTGATGCTGCTGAAATTAAAGATCTGGAAGTGATAGAATTGAAGGGAAAATAA
- a CDS encoding DUF4293 domain-containing protein — protein MLQRIQTVYLLIAAIISGGLIFVFSLWENSEGVAIFAQDYLMIFFAFLASALLSLVSIFMFKNRKLQFVLGRLNILLNFFLLGVFVYWLLSLPGEMDISEKGIGMFLPIISIVFLVLANKAIKKDEDLVKSVDRLR, from the coding sequence ATGCTACAAAGAATACAAACAGTATATTTACTTATCGCTGCCATTATTAGTGGCGGACTTATTTTCGTATTTTCACTTTGGGAAAATTCTGAAGGTGTGGCTATTTTTGCACAAGATTATCTTATGATATTTTTTGCATTTCTAGCTTCAGCTTTATTATCTTTGGTGAGTATTTTTATGTTCAAAAATAGAAAGCTTCAATTTGTATTGGGGCGCCTAAATATCTTATTAAACTTTTTTTTACTAGGAGTGTTTGTTTATTGGTTGCTAAGTTTACCTGGAGAAATGGATATTTCAGAGAAGGGTATTGGGATGTTTCTTCCAATCATTTCTATCGTTTTTCTTGTTTTGGCCAATAAGGCCATTAAAAAGGACGAAGATCTCGTAAAATCTGTGGACCGATTACGATAA
- the rho gene encoding transcription termination factor Rho — translation MLEISELKAKKLPELQDIAKSLNVPKFRTLKKLDLVYQILDYQAANPKKAKEALTDDTKKEETPKSEERSKTSEKPQPKKSGKIGSNKKPPRATATAETKEPRPAKKDPSPKKEDAPSKPREPKKQEQKPRENREDNNSSSHTNKNNPRDNKKDTRSSNNNKSSGSRDAGNRDARNRYREPDYEFDAIIESEGVLDIMQDNYGFLRSSDYNYLTSPDDIYVSQSQIRLFGLKTGDTVLGQIRPPKEGEKYFPLIKINKINGLDPQVVRDRVSFEHLTPLFPKEKFNIAEKQSSMSTRIMDLFSPIGKGQRGMIVSQPKTGKTMLLKDIANAIAANHPEVYQIVLLIDERPEEVTDMQRNVRGEVVASTFDKEAHEHVRVANIVLEKAKRLVECGHDVVILLDSITRLARAYNTVQPASGKVLSGGVDANALHKPKRFFGAARNIENGGSLSIIATALTDTGSKMDEVIFEEFKGTGNMELQLDRKIANRRIFPAIDLTSSSTRRDDLLLDEAALQRMWVLRKYLADMNPIEAMEFINDRIKQTKNNEEFLISMNG, via the coding sequence ATGTTGGAAATTTCAGAATTAAAAGCTAAAAAGCTTCCTGAGCTGCAGGATATCGCTAAATCTTTAAACGTTCCCAAATTCAGGACTTTAAAAAAATTAGACCTGGTATATCAAATCCTGGACTATCAGGCGGCAAATCCTAAAAAAGCTAAAGAAGCATTGACCGACGATACTAAAAAGGAAGAAACTCCTAAAAGTGAAGAACGTAGTAAAACTTCAGAAAAACCACAACCAAAGAAAAGTGGTAAAATAGGAAGTAATAAGAAACCACCGCGGGCTACTGCAACTGCAGAAACCAAAGAACCCCGCCCTGCAAAAAAGGATCCTTCTCCTAAAAAAGAAGATGCTCCTTCTAAACCAAGAGAACCTAAAAAGCAGGAACAAAAGCCAAGGGAAAACAGGGAAGACAATAACAGTTCTTCTCACACAAATAAGAACAATCCTCGTGACAACAAAAAGGATACTCGCAGTAGCAACAACAATAAAAGTAGCGGAAGTCGCGATGCCGGCAACCGTGATGCTCGCAACCGCTACCGTGAACCAGATTATGAATTTGACGCGATTATAGAAAGTGAAGGCGTTCTGGATATTATGCAGGATAACTATGGTTTCCTAAGATCTTCAGATTACAACTACCTTACTTCTCCCGATGATATTTATGTATCCCAATCGCAAATTCGTTTATTCGGATTAAAAACCGGGGATACTGTTTTAGGACAAATTCGCCCTCCAAAAGAAGGTGAAAAATATTTTCCTTTAATCAAGATCAACAAAATTAACGGATTAGACCCTCAGGTAGTGAGAGACCGTGTTTCTTTTGAGCACTTAACTCCGCTTTTCCCAAAGGAAAAATTCAATATTGCTGAAAAGCAAAGTAGCATGTCTACCCGTATTATGGACCTCTTTTCCCCAATTGGAAAAGGCCAGCGTGGTATGATTGTTTCCCAGCCTAAAACTGGTAAAACAATGTTGCTTAAAGATATTGCAAACGCTATCGCGGCCAACCATCCAGAAGTTTATCAAATAGTTTTACTTATTGATGAACGCCCGGAAGAGGTAACCGATATGCAACGTAATGTTCGCGGTGAAGTTGTAGCTTCAACTTTCGATAAGGAAGCTCACGAGCATGTTAGGGTTGCTAATATTGTACTGGAAAAAGCGAAACGTCTGGTAGAATGTGGTCACGATGTGGTGATCCTTCTGGATTCTATTACGCGACTGGCCCGTGCTTACAACACCGTACAACCTGCCAGCGGTAAGGTTTTAAGTGGTGGTGTAGATGCTAACGCGCTGCACAAACCAAAACGTTTCTTTGGTGCCGCCCGTAACATTGAAAACGGAGGTTCCCTTTCGATTATCGCTACCGCCCTAACCGATACCGGTTCTAAAATGGACGAGGTGATTTTTGAAGAATTTAAAGGAACAGGTAATATGGAGCTGCAATTAGACAGAAAAATTGCTAACCGTAGAATTTTCCCTGCAATAGATCTTACCTCTTCAAGTACACGTCGCGACGATCTTTTATTAGATGAAGCTGCACTGCAAAGAATGTGGGTACTGCGTAAATATCTTGCCGATATGAATCCTATTGAAGCAATGGAATTTATTAACGACAGGATTAAGCAAACTAAAAACAATGAAGAGTTTTTGATCTCGATGAACGGATAA